The following coding sequences are from one Acomys russatus chromosome 16, mAcoRus1.1, whole genome shotgun sequence window:
- the Smim36 gene encoding small integral membrane protein 36 produces MEFYLEIDPVTLNLIILVASYVILLLVFLISCVLYDCRGKDPSKECAPETTPNAQPSIRVVVTQHSAHGSPWARGPSLHFKDPAPLGKKSTVV; encoded by the coding sequence ATGGAGTTCTACCTGGAGATCGACCCGGTCACTTTGAACCTCATCATCCTGGTTGCAAGCTACGTCATCTTACTCTTGGTGTTCCTCATCTCCTGTGTGCTGTATGACTGCCGAGGCAAGGATCCCAGTAAGGAGTGTGCTCCTGAGACGACACCGAATGCCCAGCCTTCTATCCGAGTGGTGGTGACGCAGCACAGTGCCCATGGATCCCCCTGGGCAAGGGGACCCAGCCTTCACTTTAAGGATCCTGCTCCACTAGGGAAGAAAAGCACGGTGGTGTGA